CTAGGCTAAGTCTCGGAGtgcttcattttatattttttattaagagtttaataaatttattttaattttataattaaataattatataaatttacattAAGGTGTATtagattatatcatattaaaatattaatttttttaataataaaataatatttaaaaattataaatattaaattgtattattaaaaaattttacttttaatatataatatgacctatttgatttttcatataaagttgtaaacttatttaataatatttaacaattatattgtattaattcaaataaaatttaaaaattatattgtattattaaaaattaataatgtcgtggaaacagttaaaattaatttatttgatcttaaaaaataagaagtacaaggataaatttagacttattttattttcttaataatatgaaaattctGAAGGAGGATGTATTATTTTACTGAAGAAATTGGGAAACTCGAATTTAAATTCATCaaattacatatatttttaatactgAATTAGTTTAAGTTAATACTAAATTTCAATAATTGAAGCCCTCATCAATATTtagagtttatttatttataaaaggaTTTTCAAAAttcacttatttatttatttatttgtaataatatgattaaattttaatttttaattataaataaatcttttttttaataatgttggaCTCTAAAACGAATATTTGTTAGATGAATTCATCAACTACTTATATTTTAGTTAGAAAATCTATTAGGTATAATTGTctctttatttataattatattccttttatttaataaaattttattaatacaattagtagttttgcttaaaaaattagatatattcttttattaataaatatatctaattaaaagaattattttaattttttatgttatttttttctctttcatgtgcTATTTAAGTAACAAAGATCTAGACCGATATCTGAAGTCACCACCTTCCCCAATCTCTCTCGTCGATCACCTCCTCCAAGCCACCAATAGCCTCATCACTCTCCAATCCATCTATCAGAGGTCTGCACGCATACTTGTTATTTTGTGGCTTTCCAAATTAAATGAAGCCTGAACCTGCACTTGCTTCCACATTCTAGCAGCAATCTCTCTCACCAGGAAATGGAAATGTGCACATACATTGATGCCCAGTTGCACGAGGCAGCAATAAAAGGCAAACTTAATCCATTCAAGGTTTATCAAGGGCATCAGCTTGAAACCCTACTGACCCCAAATGAAAACACAATATTACATATCTACCTTACCTCTCAAACTAAAAGATCCACCCTTTCTCGTACCCGATTTATCAAAGAGGTACTTGCCATTTGTCCGTCACTATTATGGAAGGTTAATGTCGACGGAAATACCCTGTTGCACATTGCAGCAAGATACGGGCTTGCTGATGTAGCAGAGGAGCTAATCCAATGGGCGCCAAAGGCTTCAGCCGGAGATGAAATACTAGATTTAGAGAGTGGAGGAGAAGAGCCAAGAGAGAGGGAAATGGTAGCAGTAAGGAGGATGTTAAGGATGACAAACAAATATAAAGAAACGGCCTTGCATGAGGCTGCACGAAATAAAGGAAGTTTGGATGTTGTGAAAGCAATATTGGGGCATGAAGATGGTGAATTTACATATTCTGCCAATGATGGTGGGAAAACTCCACTTTACCTGGCTGCTGAAAATGGATCTGCAAAGACAGTCCTTGAACTATTAAGTAATCCAAATTCAAAATCACTGGCTTATGGCGGTCCTAGGGGTAAAACAGCATTACATGCGGCGGCAATAAACAGCAAGACGAGCCCAGGTATGACGGTAAACAGATCATAAACTTCCTGTCAATGACAGCATCGCATCATTCCATAATTTCTCATATCTTGAATATAATAGGGCTTGTTGACTTAATTTCTTGCAGGGATGATAGATAAGCTGTTGGATAAATGGAGTAGCTTGACCAGAGAAACAGATGAAAAAGGATGGACTCCACTTCATTATGCTGTGTACAAAGGTTACACTTCAATGGTGGAAAAGCTATTAGAAAAAGATGAATCTAGCGCTTATATTAGTGATAAAGATTGGAAGAGGACACCACTTCACATTGCAGCTTGTCGAGGCCTCCACCATCAAGTGGACAAGATCATTTCTAGATGCCCAAATTGCTGCGAACTTCTTGATATTAGAGGGTGGAACGTTCTTCACTATGCAGTGATCAGCCAAAGTGATAAATTACTAAGAACATTGCTCAAACATTCATCATTGGTTTACCTTTTATATGGAAAAGATATTAAAGGGAATATGCCTGTCCATCTCTACAAGGCTTATCACCCTCTCACTGTGCCTTTTGATTTGCAACTTTTCACTCTATTTCATCAGATAAAGCTTGGATTTGATAAGCCTAATTTGTTCTTCCATTGGGGTGAACTGTACAGTCAAGTTCCAGGATACTCTTCCTCAGAAAA
This Manihot esculenta cultivar AM560-2 chromosome 6, M.esculenta_v8, whole genome shotgun sequence DNA region includes the following protein-coding sequences:
- the LOC110618178 gene encoding protein ACCELERATED CELL DEATH 6 isoform X2 produces the protein MEMCTYIDAQLHEAAIKGKLNPFKVYQGHQLETLLTPNENTILHIYLTSQTKRSTLSRTRFIKEVLAICPSLLWKVNVDGNTLLHIAARYGLADVAEELIQWAPKASAGDEILDLESGGEEPREREMVAVRRMLRMTNKYKETALHEAARNKGSLDVVKAILGHEDGEFTYSANDGGKTPLYLAAENGSAKTVLELLSNPNSKSLAYGGPRGKTALHAAAINSKTSPGMIDKLLDKWSSLTRETDEKGWTPLHYAVYKGYTSMVEKLLEKDESSAYISDKDWKRTPLHIAACRGLHHQVDKIISRCPNCCELLDIRGWNVLHYAVISQSDKLLRTLLKHSSLVYLLYGKDIKGNMPVHLYKAYHPLTVPFDLQLFTLFHQIKLGFDKPNLFFHWGELYSQVPGYSSSEKEHSQYLADI
- the LOC110618178 gene encoding protein ACCELERATED CELL DEATH 6 isoform X1, giving the protein MEMCTYIDAQLHEAAIKGKLNPFKVYQGHQLETLLTPNENTILHIYLTSQTKRSTLSRTRFIKEVLAICPSLLWKVNVDGNTLLHIAARYGLADVAEELIQWAPKASAGDEILDLESGGEEPREREMVAVRRMLRMTNKYKETALHEAARNKGSLDVVKAILGHEDGEFTYSANDGGKTPLYLAAENGSAKTVLELLSNPNSKSLAYGGPRGKTALHAAAINSKTSPGMIDKLLDKWSSLTRETDEKGWTPLHYAVYKGYTSMVEKLLEKDESSAYISDKDWKRTPLHIAACRGLHHQVDKIISRCPNCCELLDIRGWNVLHYAVISQSDKLLRTLLKHSSLVYLLYGKDIKGNMPVHLYKAYHPLTVPFDLQLFTLFHQIKLGFDKPNLFFHWGELYSQVPGYSSSEKSEYLEWMNSTGTGPLGEIENEEEKRRENWIIELEKEKDSLGGINTYSNYNFCRSIHNTWRIYK